One Cryptomeria japonica chromosome 9, Sugi_1.0, whole genome shotgun sequence genomic window carries:
- the LOC131858592 gene encoding serine/threonine-protein kinase OXI1-like — MVIEVIFLDDHLSSSMCRFYAAEVIVALEYLHEKGIVYRDMKPENILVQDSGHIMLTDFDLSLRLISDHGEYNEWKSRSFVGTEEYIAPEVLWGKFHSYPVDWWSFGVFLYEMSHGQTPFSGFSRKDTFVNIMSKDPFFSSSSSLDDLIQKLLAKEPTERLNRKQIKSHHFFWGM; from the coding sequence ATggtaattgaagtcatttttttaGATGATCACCTGTCTTCATCCATGTGCAGGTTTTACGCGGCAGAGGTGATTGTAGCGTTGGAGTATTTGCACGAGAAAGGAATCGTATATCGCGATATGAAGCCAGAGAACATATTGGTGCAAGATAGTGGGCACATAATGCTCACTGATTTCGATCTGTCCCTGCGTCTCATATCTGATCATGGCGAATATAACGAATGGAAATCTCGTTCGTTTGTGGGTACGGAGGAGTACATCGCACCAGAGGTCCTGTGGGGCAAATTCCATTCATACCCAGTCGACTGGTGGTCTTTCGGCGTCTTTCTATACGAAATGAGTCACGGTCAGACACCTTTTAGTGGGTTTAGTCGAAAGGACACCTTTGTGAATATTATGAGCAAGGACCCCTTTTTCTCATCCTCATCTTCTCTGGATGATCTTATTCAGAAGCTCCTTGCGAAAGAGCCGACAGAGAGGCTAAACAGAAAGCAAATAAAAAGCCACCATTTCTTTTGGGGCATGTGA